A window of the Deinococcus gobiensis I-0 genome harbors these coding sequences:
- a CDS encoding AAA family ATPase, with translation MIQTITLQGFKSFAERTRLEFSGGVCAVIGPNGSGKSNVVEAIRWATHGARARELRAGRGTELIFHGSGGKAPLGLAEVSLELQTAQGRLNLTRRVYRDGTAEQDLAGRPARARDVQAALRGTGLGPGGLAVIGQGEVSGVVQAEGRTLLGYLQEAAGLSRAVSARQEAAARLLEAGGHLDRLRLLLGEREAGVARLAQAAAQARQHRALEARALTLDDALRRERQAALRRELDTAAREARAAEVRSAELAAGVGEGAARVEAAREAAQAARARQEAHAGALDTLRAAREAHAQAARYREHLAAETRMLEGELAALPDTPPAAPAPDLAAQAAAAAQARAGAEIAEATARRLDAALTRARQEAARAAEAGTRHAASRDTLSAELERAAANLETVQAALLPARAELAAAEQARQAAEHAAQTQAETSAAAQAHERHLAGELTRVSASLAPLRRERERLESALNSYARYGEGARNALRLEHPGIVGSVADLLTVPAEYETAVGAALGRRLEQVVVARGDDAREIIEELKRVGGRATFLPLDLLRPRPRRDAALLREDGVVGNLADLCPTDPPLVGEAILADTLLVRDLRAANRIARTHASRPRLVTLDGELVEPGGAITGGRLRDSGGAVLADQRRFQELDAELEEAAALQVRLEAELARVRGAAGGTEAGAPKADLDEARRREREAERRVTELGAQARSLEAHRASLQTRLAEAVPVPAVAAGTPDLAALEAELLATRQSAEAARAAERDAAESWGLARELAAAWTAYHAAGARAAALRERLSAGAQAAATQQAHLEAAAAEVARREGALGSLDEGEYPRAEAEREAAALAYSNLIGEQNRVRARLDELRLLIARREGSLEELPDGCLPPGSAREWSAELGRVRAALDALGPVNARAEADHAAEGAALDIQRAELADAEAAAEELRGHLGELEDAEGAATRLAFGRVNEAFREYSAELLGGVGELEAETGEHGRLTGLRLAVQPRGKRTRSMTLLSAGERTMAGLGFLFALNHAGGEEGMGGLPLAVLDEVDAPLDEANIRRFTAFLERFAARGTQFLIVTHQKATMEVAQALWGVTTDQTGASRVLSIRQEGEGVGA, from the coding sequence GTGATCCAGACCATTACCCTTCAGGGCTTCAAGTCCTTCGCCGAACGCACCCGCCTGGAATTCTCGGGCGGGGTATGCGCCGTCATCGGGCCCAACGGCAGCGGCAAGAGCAACGTCGTCGAGGCGATCCGCTGGGCCACCCACGGCGCCCGCGCCCGTGAGCTGCGCGCCGGGCGCGGCACCGAACTCATCTTTCACGGCAGTGGGGGCAAGGCGCCGCTGGGGCTGGCCGAGGTGTCGCTCGAACTCCAGACCGCGCAGGGCCGCCTGAACCTCACCCGCCGGGTCTACCGCGACGGCACGGCCGAGCAGGACCTCGCGGGCCGCCCCGCACGTGCCCGGGACGTGCAGGCGGCCCTGCGCGGTACCGGTCTGGGGCCGGGCGGGCTGGCGGTCATCGGGCAGGGTGAGGTGAGCGGCGTGGTGCAGGCCGAGGGCCGCACCCTGCTGGGCTACCTTCAGGAGGCGGCGGGACTGTCACGCGCCGTCAGTGCCCGGCAGGAGGCCGCCGCGCGGCTGCTGGAGGCGGGGGGGCACCTGGACCGGTTGCGCCTGCTGCTGGGTGAGCGCGAAGCCGGCGTGGCCCGGCTGGCCCAGGCCGCCGCGCAGGCCCGGCAGCACCGCGCCCTGGAGGCCCGCGCCCTGACGCTGGACGACGCCCTGCGCCGGGAGCGGCAGGCGGCGCTGCGCCGCGAACTGGACACGGCCGCCCGCGAGGCCCGCGCCGCCGAAGTCCGCAGCGCCGAGCTGGCCGCCGGGGTGGGGGAGGGCGCCGCCCGTGTGGAGGCCGCCCGTGAAGCCGCGCAGGCCGCCCGCGCCCGCCAGGAGGCCCACGCCGGGGCGCTGGACACCCTGCGCGCCGCGCGCGAGGCCCATGCCCAGGCGGCGCGCTACCGCGAGCACCTCGCCGCCGAGACCCGCATGCTGGAGGGGGAACTCGCCGCCCTGCCAGACACGCCGCCCGCCGCGCCCGCCCCGGACCTCGCCGCCCAGGCCGCCGCCGCCGCGCAGGCGCGCGCCGGAGCCGAGATCGCCGAAGCCACGGCGCGCCGCCTCGACGCCGCCCTGACCCGCGCCCGTCAGGAGGCGGCCCGCGCCGCCGAGGCGGGCACCCGCCACGCCGCGAGCCGGGACACCCTGAGTGCCGAGCTGGAGCGTGCGGCGGCCAACCTGGAGACCGTGCAGGCCGCGCTGCTGCCCGCCCGAGCCGAACTGGCGGCGGCCGAGCAGGCCCGGCAGGCCGCCGAACACGCGGCCCAGACCCAGGCCGAGACGAGCGCCGCCGCGCAGGCCCACGAGCGCCATCTCGCGGGCGAGCTGACCCGCGTGTCGGCCAGCCTCGCCCCGCTGCGGCGCGAGCGCGAGCGGCTGGAAAGCGCGCTGAACAGCTACGCCCGCTACGGCGAGGGGGCGCGCAACGCCCTGCGCCTGGAGCACCCCGGCATCGTCGGTTCGGTGGCCGACCTGCTCACCGTGCCCGCCGAGTACGAGACGGCGGTGGGCGCGGCGCTGGGCCGCCGTCTGGAGCAGGTCGTGGTGGCGCGCGGCGACGACGCCCGCGAGATCATCGAGGAACTCAAGCGGGTGGGGGGCCGGGCGACCTTCCTGCCGCTGGACCTGCTGCGGCCCCGGCCCCGGCGCGACGCGGCCCTGCTGCGTGAGGACGGTGTGGTGGGCAACCTCGCCGACCTGTGCCCGACCGACCCGCCGCTGGTAGGCGAGGCGATTCTGGCCGACACGCTGCTCGTGCGCGACCTGCGGGCCGCCAACCGCATCGCGCGCACGCACGCCAGCCGGCCCCGGCTGGTCACGCTGGACGGCGAACTCGTCGAGCCGGGCGGCGCGATCACGGGCGGGCGGCTGCGCGACAGCGGCGGCGCGGTCCTGGCCGACCAGCGCAGATTCCAGGAACTCGACGCCGAGCTGGAGGAGGCTGCCGCCCTTCAGGTCCGTCTGGAGGCCGAGCTGGCGCGGGTGCGCGGCGCGGCAGGGGGGACCGAGGCTGGGGCGCCGAAGGCCGACCTCGACGAGGCCCGGCGCCGCGAGCGTGAAGCCGAGCGCCGCGTGACCGAGCTGGGCGCGCAGGCCCGCAGCCTCGAAGCGCATCGCGCCAGCCTTCAGACCCGACTGGCCGAGGCCGTGCCCGTGCCCGCCGTGGCTGCCGGAACACCGGACCTCGCTGCCCTGGAGGCCGAGCTGCTCGCCACCCGCCAGAGTGCCGAGGCCGCCCGCGCCGCCGAGCGGGATGCGGCCGAGAGCTGGGGGCTGGCGCGCGAGCTGGCCGCCGCCTGGACCGCCTACCACGCGGCCGGAGCGCGCGCCGCCGCCCTGCGGGAGCGCCTGAGTGCCGGGGCACAGGCGGCGGCGACCCAGCAGGCCCATCTGGAGGCCGCCGCCGCCGAGGTCGCTCGCCGGGAAGGCGCGCTGGGCAGCCTCGACGAGGGCGAATACCCCCGCGCCGAGGCTGAGCGCGAGGCCGCTGCCCTGGCCTATAGCAACCTCATCGGCGAGCAGAACCGCGTGCGCGCCCGCCTGGATGAGCTGCGGCTGCTCATTGCCCGGCGCGAGGGCAGTCTGGAAGAGTTGCCCGACGGCTGTCTGCCCCCCGGCAGCGCGCGCGAGTGGTCGGCCGAACTGGGCCGCGTGCGCGCTGCGCTGGACGCCCTGGGGCCGGTCAATGCCCGCGCCGAGGCCGACCACGCCGCCGAGGGTGCGGCGCTGGACATCCAGCGGGCCGAGCTGGCCGACGCCGAGGCCGCCGCCGAAGAGCTGCGCGGGCACCTGGGCGAACTGGAGGACGCCGAGGGCGCCGCGACCCGGCTCGCTTTCGGGCGGGTGAACGAGGCCTTCCGCGAGTACAGCGCCGAACTGCTGGGCGGCGTGGGCGAGCTGGAGGCCGAGACCGGCGAGCACGGCCGCCTCACCGGCCTGCGCCTCGCCGTGCAGCCGCGCGGCAAACGCACCCGCTCCATGACGCTCCTCAGCGCGGGCGAGCGCACGATGGCCGGGCTGGGGTTCCTGTTCGCCCTGAACCACGCCGGGGGCGAGGAGGGGATGGGCGGGCTGCCGCTGGCGGTCCTCGACGAGGTGGACGCGCCGCTCGACGAGGCGAACATCCGCCGCTTCACCGCTTTTCTGGAGCGCTTCGCCGCGCGCGGCACCCAGTTCCTGATCGTCACCCACCAAAAGGCCACCATGGAGGTCGCCCAGGCGCTGTGGGGCGTGACCACCGACCAGACCGGCGCGAGCCGCGTCCTGAGCATCCGCCAGGAGGGCGAGGGCGTGGGGGCCTGA
- a CDS encoding class I SAM-dependent methyltransferase yields MSRNPDRFLGRAAVYAAARPPYPAALGEWLAAEGLLRGDVADLGAGTGLFTRLLLSAGAARVDAIEPNPEMRAELEAALAAQVAAGAVRVHAGTSEATGRPDASADLVTAAQAAHWFAPEPTVRELRRVLRPGGRVLLVWNDWRGVDAPLNRAYGEVVAGFTEADVPPLATRVPEAELPGLLPGGFEKRLFDHAVPFTRERLRALAGSVSYLPSPGDPAYAAMTAALDRAFGEPAGGEAPLVYRTHAYLGRLDG; encoded by the coding sequence GTGAGCCGCAACCCCGACCGCTTTCTGGGCCGCGCGGCGGTCTACGCGGCGGCCCGCCCGCCCTACCCGGCGGCGCTGGGCGAGTGGCTGGCTGCCGAGGGGCTGCTGCGCGGCGACGTGGCCGACCTCGGCGCGGGCACGGGGCTGTTCACGCGGCTGCTGCTCTCGGCGGGGGCGGCGCGGGTGGACGCCATCGAGCCCAACCCCGAAATGCGCGCCGAGCTGGAGGCGGCCCTCGCGGCGCAGGTGGCCGCCGGGGCGGTACGCGTGCACGCCGGCACCTCCGAGGCCACCGGGCGGCCGGACGCTTCGGCCGATCTGGTGACGGCGGCGCAGGCGGCCCACTGGTTCGCCCCGGAGCCGACCGTGCGCGAGCTGCGGCGGGTGCTGCGCCCCGGTGGCCGGGTGCTGCTCGTCTGGAACGACTGGCGCGGGGTGGACGCGCCCCTGAACCGGGCCTACGGCGAGGTCGTGGCCGGATTCACCGAGGCCGACGTGCCCCCGCTGGCGACCCGCGTGCCCGAGGCCGAGCTGCCGGGCCTGCTGCCGGGCGGTTTCGAGAAGCGGCTCTTCGACCATGCCGTGCCCTTTACCCGCGAGCGGCTGCGTGCGCTGGCCGGCAGCGTCAGCTACCTGCCCTCGCCGGGCGACCCCGCCTACGCGGCCATGACGGCGGCGCTCGACCGGGCCTTCGGTGAGCCGGCAGGGGGAGAAGCGCCACTGGTCTACCGCACGCACGCCTACCTCGGCCGGCTGGACGGGTAG
- the smpB gene encoding SsrA-binding protein SmpB, producing MRGVYTNRRAHYEYELLERYEAGISLTGSEVKSIRAGGVDFRDAFARLTNGDVDLEGLYIPEYTQATYNNHTPRRTRRLLLHREEIAKLRRGLEQKGLTLVPTRLYQKGRYFKVELALARGKKLHDKRRAEAEKTVRRELRDL from the coding sequence ATGCGGGGCGTGTACACCAACCGCCGCGCGCATTACGAGTACGAACTGTTGGAGCGCTACGAGGCGGGCATCAGTCTGACTGGCAGTGAGGTCAAGAGCATACGCGCCGGCGGCGTGGATTTCCGGGACGCGTTCGCGCGTCTGACGAACGGCGACGTGGACCTTGAAGGGCTGTATATCCCCGAATACACGCAAGCGACCTACAACAACCACACGCCCAGACGCACCCGCCGCCTGCTGCTGCACCGCGAGGAGATCGCCAAGCTGCGCCGGGGCCTGGAGCAGAAGGGCCTGACCCTGGTGCCCACCCGCCTGTACCAGAAGGGCCGGTACTTCAAGGTGGAACTCGCCCTGGCGCGCGGCAAGAAGCTGCACGACAAGCGCCGCGCCGAGGCCGAGAAGACCGTGCGCCGGGAGCTGCGCGACCTGTGA
- a CDS encoding SDR family oxidoreductase yields MTEQKKSAFVTGASKGIGLAVAQALAAEGYAVTLTSRKQDEVEAAAQQVGGGARGVVCDVRDPAAVQSAVDAHVGAFGGLDVLFVNAGVGVFGNVEDLSIEDWQAMIDTNLSGAFYTVKAAIPALKQGGGYIFTLSSLAGRNAMPGGGGYNASKFGLNGLSEVMNLDLRQHDIKVTQIMPGSVATEFGGHQPTDADAWKIQPEDLAQLTVDLLNMPARTLPSRVEVRPARPDKKPKN; encoded by the coding sequence ATGACCGAGCAGAAGAAAAGTGCGTTCGTGACGGGTGCCAGCAAGGGCATCGGCCTCGCGGTGGCGCAGGCGCTCGCCGCCGAGGGCTACGCCGTCACCCTGACCAGCCGCAAGCAGGACGAGGTCGAGGCCGCCGCGCAGCAGGTGGGCGGCGGCGCGCGGGGCGTGGTGTGCGACGTGCGCGACCCGGCCGCCGTACAGAGTGCCGTGGACGCGCATGTCGGAGCCTTCGGCGGCCTGGACGTGCTGTTCGTGAACGCAGGGGTGGGAGTCTTCGGCAATGTCGAGGACCTGAGCATCGAGGACTGGCAGGCCATGATCGACACCAACCTCAGCGGCGCCTTCTACACCGTCAAGGCGGCCATCCCGGCACTCAAGCAGGGGGGCGGATACATTTTCACTCTCAGCAGCCTCGCCGGGCGCAACGCCATGCCCGGCGGCGGCGGCTACAACGCCAGCAAGTTCGGCCTCAACGGCCTGTCGGAGGTCATGAACCTCGATCTGCGCCAGCACGACATCAAGGTCACGCAGATCATGCCCGGCAGCGTGGCGACCGAGTTCGGCGGCCACCAGCCCACGGACGCCGATGCCTGGAAGATCCAGCCCGAGGACCTCGCGCAGCTTACGGTGGACCTGCTGAACATGCCCGCGCGCACGCTGCCCAGCCGCGTCGAGGTGCGCCCGGCCCGCCCCGACAAGAAGCCCAAGAACTGA
- a CDS encoding N-acetylmuramoyl-L-alanine amidase family protein produces MRRPERRRPGLAGRWPRLLLLSAALIGAGLAGAQLAFSRLNLAGRDVQSINLYGAEYASQTILSGLLSVERDGGLVRVEGLGHVLLLPIDEDQARAVTDFNTVQLDAERVKARSATLVNGNLYLPLDTLARGLGATYAPGQFTVAAPTLQGVSSRAGRSSDRLVLDLSRDVQVRDELRGTEVRITLTGLKGDTRRYTTRGAFLPSAQVTQSGENLVVTFPLPQSSGYRVYPVVRAGGARLVIDVGPGIPVTVPALTQRIGRPLIVLDPARVQGLGRDVTLEVARRAAELLTQAGWQVRLTREQTSALGQNDKLALARQSDVYLALDLGRFPGSPRGGVTVYEQSGQSPSQYVNALRGAATAPYGSLAVGDGGGTRRLSELLRGELRGGGVTAKQGSINRVLTLGETAQAALLMELGWTGNAQDRTNLGTDARLQAFSVAVARSVATYLTARANNASQGNTGGTP; encoded by the coding sequence GTGAGGCGCCCGGAACGCAGGCGCCCGGGACTCGCGGGCCGCTGGCCCCGGCTGCTGCTGCTCTCGGCGGCGCTCATCGGGGCGGGGCTGGCCGGCGCGCAGCTCGCCTTCAGCCGCCTGAACCTCGCCGGACGCGACGTGCAGAGCATCAACCTCTACGGAGCCGAGTACGCCAGCCAGACCATCCTCTCGGGCCTGCTCAGCGTGGAGCGTGACGGCGGCCTGGTGCGGGTCGAGGGGCTGGGGCACGTGCTGCTGCTGCCCATCGACGAGGACCAGGCGCGCGCCGTGACCGACTTCAACACCGTGCAGCTCGACGCCGAGCGCGTCAAGGCCCGCTCGGCCACGCTGGTCAACGGCAACCTGTACCTGCCGCTCGACACGCTGGCGCGCGGTCTGGGGGCGACCTACGCGCCGGGGCAGTTCACGGTGGCCGCGCCGACCCTCCAGGGCGTGAGCAGCCGCGCGGGCCGCAGCAGCGACCGCCTGGTGCTCGACCTGAGCCGTGACGTGCAGGTCCGCGACGAGCTGCGCGGCACCGAGGTCCGTATCACCCTCACCGGCCTGAAGGGCGATACGCGGCGTTACACCACGCGCGGGGCTTTCCTGCCCTCGGCGCAGGTCACGCAGTCGGGCGAGAACCTCGTGGTGACCTTTCCGCTTCCCCAGAGCAGCGGCTACCGGGTCTATCCGGTGGTCCGGGCGGGCGGCGCGCGGCTGGTCATCGACGTGGGGCCGGGTATTCCGGTGACGGTGCCGGCGCTGACGCAGCGCATCGGCCGGCCCCTGATCGTGCTGGACCCCGCGCGGGTGCAGGGCCTGGGCCGTGACGTGACGCTGGAGGTGGCCCGGCGCGCGGCCGAGCTGCTCACGCAGGCGGGCTGGCAGGTGCGCCTGACCCGCGAGCAGACCTCGGCGCTGGGGCAGAACGACAAGCTCGCGCTGGCCCGCCAGAGCGACGTGTATCTGGCGCTGGACCTCGGGCGCTTTCCCGGCAGCCCGCGCGGCGGCGTCACCGTGTACGAGCAGAGCGGTCAGAGCCCCTCGCAGTACGTCAACGCGCTGCGCGGCGCGGCGACCGCGCCCTACGGCAGCCTCGCGGTGGGGGACGGCGGCGGTACCCGGCGCCTGAGCGAACTGCTGCGCGGCGAACTGCGCGGCGGCGGCGTGACGGCCAAGCAGGGCAGCATCAACCGGGTGCTGACCTTGGGCGAGACCGCGCAGGCCGCCCTGCTGATGGAGCTGGGCTGGACCGGCAACGCGCAGGACCGCACCAACCTGGGCACCGACGCCCGCCTCCAGGCCTTCTCGGTGGCGGTGGCGCGCAGCGTGGCGACCTACCTCACCGCGCGGGCCAACAACGCCTCGCAGGGCAATACCGGAGGCACGCCATGA
- a CDS encoding ABC transporter ATP-binding protein gives MTHQNDVLLAVNNLKTYFSTDDGVVKSVDGVTFHIKKGETLAVVGESGSGKSVTSLSVMRLIPMPPGKIVDGEILFTGKDGTQKNLVTLSEAEMRKIRGNDISMIFQEPMTSLNPVYTVGDQIAEAVMLHQNKNRKDAMGVATDMLRFVGIPAPEKRVHEYPHQMSGGMRQRVMIAMALSCNPALLIADEPTTALDVTIQAQILDLMRKLQTDIGMSILFITHNLGVVAEMADRVVVMYGGRVVEEGDVVEIFKAPRHPYTMGLLNSIPRPGGEHEYVPGQPKKRLEAIPGNVPNPLNLPPGCSFEPRCKFAVPECSQAVPPLEDTGGGHTARCIRWREFDSVQQEVSA, from the coding sequence ATGACCCACCAGAACGACGTTCTGCTCGCCGTCAACAACCTCAAGACGTACTTCAGCACCGACGACGGCGTGGTCAAGAGTGTCGACGGCGTGACCTTCCACATCAAGAAGGGTGAAACCCTGGCCGTCGTGGGCGAATCGGGGTCGGGCAAGAGCGTGACCAGCCTCAGCGTCATGCGCCTGATCCCCATGCCCCCCGGCAAGATCGTGGACGGTGAGATCCTGTTCACCGGCAAGGACGGCACCCAGAAGAACCTGGTGACGCTGTCCGAGGCCGAGATGCGCAAGATCCGCGGCAACGACATCTCCATGATCTTTCAGGAACCGATGACCAGCCTCAACCCGGTGTACACCGTGGGCGACCAGATCGCCGAGGCGGTCATGCTGCACCAGAACAAGAACCGCAAGGACGCGATGGGCGTGGCGACCGACATGCTGCGCTTCGTGGGGATCCCGGCGCCCGAGAAGCGGGTTCACGAGTACCCCCACCAGATGTCCGGCGGGATGCGCCAGCGCGTGATGATCGCCATGGCACTCTCGTGCAACCCGGCGCTCCTGATCGCCGACGAGCCGACCACCGCGCTCGACGTGACCATCCAGGCGCAGATTCTGGACCTGATGCGCAAGCTCCAGACCGACATCGGCATGAGCATCCTGTTCATTACGCACAACCTCGGCGTGGTGGCCGAGATGGCCGACCGCGTGGTGGTCATGTACGGTGGCCGCGTGGTCGAGGAAGGCGACGTGGTCGAGATCTTCAAGGCGCCGCGCCACCCCTACACCATGGGCCTGCTCAACTCCATCCCGCGCCCCGGCGGCGAGCACGAGTACGTGCCCGGCCAGCCCAAGAAGCGCCTGGAAGCCATTCCCGGCAACGTCCCCAACCCGCTGAACCTGCCGCCGGGCTGCTCCTTCGAGCCGCGCTGCAAGTTCGCCGTCCCCGAGTGCTCGCAGGCCGTGCCCCCGCTGGAAGATACGGGCGGCGGCCACACGGCCCGCTGCATCCGCTGGCGCGAGTTCGACAGCGTGCAGCAGGAGGTGTCCGCATGA
- the icd gene encoding NADP-dependent isocitrate dehydrogenase: MTSHIKVPAQGEKITMQGDKLQVPAQPIIPFVEGDGTGRDIWKASVRVLDAAVEAAYGNERKIEWLEVYAGEKSTQVYGENEWLPDETVKAFDEYLIGIKGPLTTPVGGGIRSINVALRQLLDLYACLRPVQYFAGVPSPLKQPELVDMVIFRENTEDIYAGIEYKAGTAEANKLRDFLINEMGVTQIRFPDSSSLGVKPVSKEGTERLVRAAIQYAIDNGRKSVTLVHKGNIMKFTEGGFRDWGYDLAKREFGGVELDGGPWLQLPNGIVIKDVIADAFLQQILLRPAEYDVIATLNLNGDYVSDALAAQVGGIGIAPGANINYVTGHAIFEATHGTAPKYADKNVINPSSVILSGEMMLRHMGWTEAADLILKGLDQTIGQKVVTYDFARNMEGATEVKTSEFADKIIENMKAMAQA, encoded by the coding sequence ATGACCAGCCACATCAAGGTGCCCGCGCAGGGCGAGAAGATCACCATGCAGGGCGACAAGCTTCAGGTGCCTGCTCAGCCCATCATCCCCTTCGTCGAGGGCGACGGCACCGGGCGCGACATCTGGAAGGCCAGCGTGCGCGTGCTGGACGCGGCGGTCGAGGCGGCCTACGGCAACGAGCGCAAGATCGAGTGGCTCGAGGTCTACGCGGGCGAGAAGAGCACCCAGGTCTACGGCGAGAACGAGTGGCTGCCCGACGAGACCGTCAAGGCCTTCGACGAGTACCTCATCGGCATCAAGGGCCCGCTGACCACGCCGGTCGGCGGCGGTATCCGCTCCATCAACGTGGCGCTGCGCCAGCTGCTCGACCTCTACGCCTGCCTGCGCCCCGTGCAGTATTTCGCGGGCGTGCCCAGCCCCCTCAAGCAGCCCGAACTCGTGGACATGGTCATCTTCCGCGAGAACACCGAGGACATCTACGCGGGTATCGAGTACAAGGCCGGCACCGCCGAGGCCAACAAGCTGCGCGACTTCCTGATCAACGAGATGGGCGTCACGCAGATCCGTTTCCCCGACAGCAGCAGCCTGGGCGTCAAGCCGGTCTCCAAGGAAGGCACCGAGCGCCTCGTGCGCGCCGCCATCCAGTACGCCATCGACAACGGCCGCAAGAGCGTGACGCTGGTGCACAAGGGCAACATCATGAAGTTCACCGAGGGCGGCTTCCGCGACTGGGGCTACGACCTCGCCAAGCGTGAATTCGGCGGCGTGGAACTCGACGGTGGCCCCTGGCTCCAGCTGCCGAACGGCATCGTGATCAAGGACGTGATCGCCGACGCCTTCCTCCAGCAGATCCTGCTGCGCCCCGCCGAGTACGACGTGATCGCCACCCTGAACCTCAACGGCGACTACGTGTCGGACGCGCTCGCCGCGCAGGTCGGCGGCATCGGCATCGCCCCCGGCGCGAACATCAACTACGTGACCGGCCACGCCATCTTCGAGGCGACCCACGGCACCGCGCCCAAGTACGCCGACAAGAACGTCATCAACCCCAGCTCGGTCATCCTCTCGGGCGAGATGATGCTGCGCCACATGGGCTGGACCGAAGCGGCCGACCTGATCCTCAAGGGCCTGGACCAGACCATCGGCCAGAAGGTCGTGACCTACGACTTCGCCCGCAACATGGAAGGCGCGACCGAGGTCAAGACGAGCGAGTTCGCCGACAAGATCATCGAGAACATGAAGGCGATGGCCCAGGCCTGA
- a CDS encoding ABC transporter ATP-binding protein, translated as MTATTTQNTGAQPRNRSDIAAAGQTLLDVQNLEKFFPIRGGLMSRVVGNVKAVNDISFSVKRGEVVGLVGESGSGKTTAGRAILRLIEPTGGQVMFNGTDITKLSKGQMRDYRREMQIIFQDPFASLNPRMTVSDIIGEAMQIHNLHPGKERVDRIAELLQRVGLRPEHMGRYPHEFSGGQRQRIGIARALAVDPSFIVADEPVSALDVSIQAQVVNLIQDLQEELGLTVLFIAHDLHVVEYICDRMIVMYLGRIMEIAPSHELNRNPKHPYTEALLSAAPVPDPTVKRQRIILEGDIPSPINPPSGCVFRTRCRYAIADCANVVPELREISPNHYKACIRDDIL; from the coding sequence ATGACCGCCACGACCACCCAGAACACGGGCGCCCAGCCCCGCAACCGCAGCGACATCGCCGCCGCCGGCCAGACGCTCCTCGACGTGCAGAACCTCGAGAAGTTCTTTCCCATCCGGGGCGGCCTCATGTCGCGCGTGGTGGGCAACGTCAAGGCCGTCAACGACATCTCCTTCAGCGTCAAGCGCGGTGAGGTCGTCGGTCTGGTGGGCGAGTCGGGCTCGGGCAAGACGACTGCCGGTCGCGCCATCCTGCGTCTGATCGAACCGACCGGCGGGCAGGTCATGTTCAACGGCACCGACATCACCAAGCTCAGCAAGGGCCAGATGCGCGACTACCGCCGGGAGATGCAGATCATCTTCCAGGACCCCTTCGCGTCGCTCAACCCGCGCATGACGGTCTCGGACATCATCGGCGAGGCCATGCAGATCCACAACCTGCACCCCGGCAAGGAGCGCGTGGACCGCATCGCCGAACTGCTCCAGCGCGTGGGGCTGCGCCCCGAGCACATGGGCCGCTACCCCCACGAGTTCTCGGGCGGGCAGCGCCAGCGCATCGGCATCGCGCGCGCCCTGGCGGTGGACCCCAGCTTCATCGTCGCCGACGAGCCGGTTTCGGCGCTCGACGTGTCCATCCAGGCGCAGGTCGTGAACCTGATCCAGGACCTCCAGGAAGAGCTGGGCCTGACCGTGCTGTTCATCGCCCACGACCTGCACGTCGTGGAGTACATCTGCGACCGCATGATCGTGATGTACCTGGGCCGCATCATGGAGATCGCGCCCAGCCACGAGCTGAACCGCAACCCCAAGCACCCCTACACCGAGGCGCTGCTCTCGGCCGCGCCGGTGCCCGACCCCACGGTCAAGCGCCAGCGCATCATCCTCGAGGGCGACATCCCCAGCCCCATCAACCCGCCCTCGGGCTGCGTGTTCCGCACGCGCTGCCGCTACGCGATCGCCGACTGTGCCAATGTCGTGCCCGAACTGCGCGAGATCAGCCCGAACCACTACAAGGCCTGTATCCGCGACGATATCCTGTAA
- a CDS encoding GerMN domain-containing protein, which translates to MIPLRRFLSLFNVVTFALLLVSAYAYEVVQRPPALPTPPALELSERRAVKVTVYYPDTQVQNLRAVQRTVQVTEETPTALAQAAANAWAQGPAGSGTGLLRAVPQGTAAPRVYLRGTHYFVDFPQAYTGLNYGASGERMLLCTLTRTLLEKRGQDVTFLVNGQMTDTLGRMDLREPYTRQDCTDQ; encoded by the coding sequence ATGATTCCGCTGCGCCGCTTCCTGTCGCTGTTCAACGTGGTCACGTTCGCGCTGCTGCTCGTGTCGGCCTACGCCTACGAGGTCGTGCAGCGTCCGCCCGCCCTGCCCACCCCGCCCGCGCTGGAGCTGTCCGAGCGGCGCGCGGTCAAGGTGACGGTGTACTACCCCGATACCCAGGTCCAGAACCTGCGGGCCGTGCAGCGCACCGTGCAGGTCACCGAGGAGACCCCCACCGCGCTGGCGCAGGCCGCCGCGAACGCCTGGGCGCAGGGACCGGCCGGCAGCGGCACGGGGCTGCTGCGCGCCGTCCCGCAGGGCACCGCCGCCCCGCGCGTGTACCTGCGCGGCACGCACTACTTCGTGGACTTTCCGCAGGCGTACACGGGCCTGAACTACGGCGCGAGCGGCGAGCGCATGCTGCTGTGTACCCTGACCCGGACCCTGCTGGAGAAGCGCGGCCAGGACGTGACCTTCCTGGTGAACGGGCAGATGACCGACACGCTGGGCCGCATGGACCTGCGCGAACCGTACACCCGCCAGGACTGCACGGACCAGTAA